CCTGCGCGGCCAGGCGCCGGGCCTGCTCCTCCACGCAGGCCGCCGCCACAAAGTCCCCGGCTTCGGCGGCGCCTGTGACCACCCGCGCCAGGGCGGCCACGGCGCGCTTCTCCGCCTTTGCGGACCATTCGGGGAACTGCTCGAAATCCGCCAGCCCGGCCGCGGCGGGCAGCAGCGCGAGCAGTTCGGTGTCGGGGCCAAGCCCGTCGGCCATGGCGGCGGCGGCGCGCAGGCCGTCAACCGCCAGCCGGTACGCGCTGCCCTCGTCGCCGAAGACCGCTCCGCGCGCTCCGGCGCGCAGCATGCGCCCCCGCATGTTTTTGGCCAGCACGCCCGAGCCGGTGCCTGAAATGGCCAGCACGCCCGCTCCCGGCCCCGCGTTGGCCGCCAGCAGGGGGTGCAGGTCCGTCGTGACCAGGGCTCTGCGCGCGTCCAGCCGGCGTCCAAGCCGTTCGGCGAGGACGCGCCGCACCGCCGGGTCGGCGGCCCCGGCCAGACCCGCGCACACCAGCAACGGCGGGTCACCGCCGGGCAGCAGTCTTTTCGCGAGGGCCGTCAGGGTGTCGGCGGTGGCCTCCACCCCGTAGGCGACGGGATTCGCGGGGCCCGATTCCGCCTCCGCAGCCAGGGAGCCGTCCGCTTGATAGAACCCGGCCCGGGTGCGCGTCGCGCCGCCCTCTATGGCCAGGATGGGCATGGAAAATTTGGCGTTCATTCGCAATGTTCCTGATTGGTGGCACGGGGACTGATTGGCGCGAGCGTCATTTCCTGCTCTTGCTCTTCATCTTGCTCTTGCTCAAAACCGCTTCCGGAACAAAGAGTAGGACAAGAGCAAGATGAAGAGCAAGAACAGGAGCAAGAGCAGGAAATGAAACGAATGTTTACACGAACGGGGAGGCCAAAAATCTCAGTCCCGCGAAAAAACACAAAAAACACAATTTACCACCACAAGCCCGCCCCCCCGCCGTCATTCCCGCGAACGGGGCCTTCCAAAAACCCCAGTTCTCCGCAACAAACAGGATTTTCCACCACAATCCCAACCCAGAGCCGTCATTCCCGCGCACGCGGGAATCCAGTAATATCAACAGGTTACGCCGATCCTGCATCTCTGGATTCCCGTTTTCACGGGAATGACGAGGGGGCAGTTTCGTGTCCTGTTCCCTGGTCCAGACCTTTTTGGAAGGCCCCGTTCGCGGGAAAGGCGGTGATTCGGCATTATTGTGTCCGTGTGACGACCTGCCAGACAGTTGTACTCAGCCCGCCTTGGCGGAGTTGGAATCGTCCCCGTCGCCCATGAATTCGGGATACAGTGTCCGTGCGCAGTTGGGGCAGATGCTGTGGCTGAAGGCCACCTCGGAATGGTCCCGGACATAGGCGTCTATCTGCTGCCAGTAGCCCTGGTCGTTCCGGATGCACTTGCAGGAGGCGCAGATGGGCAGCAGCCCGCTGAGGGTCTTCACCTGGCCCAGGGCCTTTTCAAGTTCGGCGTTTTTCCGGGCCAGCTCCGTGTTCCGGGTGCGGAGCTGGTCCTGCTGGTCCTGCATCGCCCGCTGGTACACGTTGATGGTCATCCCCGAGGCGGACAGTATGAGCGCCGTGATGACGGCGCAGATGAGCAGGTTGATGAACAGGGTCCGGTAGACGTGGGCGAACGCCCCCGACTCCGTCTGGGTGACCAGCAGGTGCCACTTCAGTTCGGGGATGTAGCGGCTGTTCACATGAATCCAGTGGCCGCTGTTTTCGCAGATGAAGGCGTGCTCCTTTCCCTCGAGAATCCCCGCGGGCACCGGCGCGTTGCCCAGCTCGCTTTGCTCGTTTCCCTCCGCGTCGGTGGTGATGTCGCTGCGCAGCACGATGTTCCCGTCCCGGTCCGCGAAATAGACATTGTGGTTGAACTTGTCGTGGTACTGCCGCAGCACCGCCGTCACCGAATGCAGCGCGAGTCCGACGCCGGTCGCGCCGATGAAGTTGCCCTCATAGTCGAGCACTTTGTAATTGATGAAAACGGTGGGGGCGTCCTCGTTGGCGAGGTCGGGGTCGAAATTGATTTCATACGGGGCGGCCATTTCACGGACCCGGAAATACCACTCGTCCCTCGGCTCCTCCGGTTTCACCACCTTCAGCACACCCTTGGACTGGTAGTAGGTGCGGGTCTTCTCGGAGACAAAAAAACTGGTCAGGGTCCCGTGCTGCTCCGCGATGCCCGCGAGGTACTTGGTGATTTGCGCCTGGTCCTGTTCGCCGTTGACGACCCAGTCGCGCAAAAAGGTGTCCCCTGCCATCATCGAGGACAGGAGGATTGGGCGGATCAGGTCCCGCTGGATTTCCGAATAGAGGTTGTCGCTGGTCAGGGGCAGGACGTTGGTGTCAATCTGGCCGCGCAGGAAGGTGATGGAGATGAAATAACTGACGAAACTGATGGCGAGGAACCCCCCGAAAAAGAGTGCACCCAGCGTGGTCAGCAGGCGGCGTTTTTGATTCGCCAAAGGCATTCGCCAGTCTCCTGTGGGCATGGAAGGCGGGGCGCGGAACAGTAACGCACCCCCGTTTAATGAACACTTCACAATCCTGTGGCATCATCAGACTATTGATAATTTTAACCTTCCCAATATGTTTAGTCAAAATAATTCGGCCATAATTGAGCGGATGCGCGAAAATTGCGGCTGTCTTGCGCCGGGTCCGGCGGAAAAGGCCGGCATGAAATGGCGTCTCTTTTGACTTGTTCCGGTGGCGGGACTAGAGTATGACTCGTTGGGCGGCTGTGATTTGGAGTCCGGCGGCCGTTCCAGTCCCCTGTGGAACCGTTCGTCTGCGGGGTGGCGTTGGTCTGCGTGTTGTGTGCCAGTGAGGGAAATGAGCATGAAACACCGTCCATTCGGGCCGTTCCTGGGCATTTTGGGGTGCGTGCTGCTGGTGTTCGCCGCCATTCCGGGTTTTGCGGTTGAATTGCGCGCGGGAACGGCGAAGGCGGTCATCAGTCCGGCACCCGGCACGGAATTAATCGGGGTCATGGGGGAACCCTTGAAAGGGGTGGAAAATGACATCCATGCCCGCGTCCTGACGCTGCATGACGGCGACAGGCGGATGGTCCTGCTGACTTACGATTTGAACTGCCTTGACGTGGCGACGCCGCTCCTGCGGGAAAGGCTCCGCGATGAACTGGGCATTGACCCGGCCCTGTTCATCCCCCTGGCCACGCACAACCATGCCGCGCCCATCCAGATAGTTCCGGGCAACTTTGAATACGGGCGCTGGCTGGCCGGGCGGATGTTCGCCCTGGTTCAGGAGGCCATGGCGGCGGAGGCGGGGCCGGTGCGGCTCTGGTTTGGCCAGGGCCACGAGTACTCGCTGCGCGCCCTTGGCAACGCGCCCATAGACTACGAGGTGCAGGCGTTGAAGGTGACCCGGGACGACCGGCCGGTGGCGCTGTTCTTCAACCACCCGACCCACCCCCTGCAGTCGGTGACGGACCGCGTTGACCCGGGCCATCCCGGCCATGCGGCCGGGGAGATTGAGGCGCGCCTGCCCGGAGTTCTGGCGATGTTCGGCGCGGCCTGCGGCGGTAACCAGTTTACCCTGTCAGGGATGAGCGGCACACCGGAATCGGTGGGGGATTATGGGCGGCGGCTCGCGGACGCCGTGCTTGGCATCTCCGGGGACGCCTGGCGCGAGGTGACGGGCCCGCTTTCCGGAACGCTTGAGGTCATTGATTTGCCGCTGGCACCGCCGCTTCCAGAAAAAGAGGCCCGGAAACTGGCCAAACGGTATCCGAAGGACATCGGTTTTGTGCCGTATCCCCACAAGGACCGGGGCTCGAACTGGGTGCGATCGCTGATTGAGCACTATGACAAGGGCATCCCCTTCCCGAAAAGCACCAAGGACCGGGTCTGCACCGACGACGGGTTCCTGGTCCGGGAATACGAAACGCCCCGCGCATTCCCCTGTGTTTACGAGGAGACCATTGTCGCCAGGCTGGGCGAACTGGTCTTTGTGGCGATGCAGGGCGAGGTCTGCGCGCCCATCGGGATGCGCGTGAAGGACGCATTCCGCGCCCAGACACCGATTCTCGTCACGGCCTACATGGGCGAGCACAACCTGTACATACCGACCCGGGAAATTGTCCGGCTCAATCTGTACCAGGCCAAGGTGATTCAGGACCAGTATGCGAGCCCCGTCGGATGGGACCCCTCCGTCGAGGACCGCATGGTCTCCGCGGTCCGCCGCATGGTGGACAAGGCGCTCAAGCCGTAAGTCTCAGGCTTCGGGACCGCAGAAACGGCGCACGGTCCCGGCGCGGAGCCGTCCATGTTCGGCGACATCGCCCAGCAGGTAGGCGCTGCCGTTGGGGGTGCGGGCGAGGCCGTCGGGGTTCACATGGAGCAGGCCGCGTTTCCGGGTGTACCCGTGCTCCCATTCGAAACCGTCCAGCAGGGGGCGGTAAAAGAAGCCCGCCAGCGCCATGGGCGATTCCCCGGTGACCCGCCCGATGACCTTCTCAAGATGGTCCCGCAGGAAGCGGCAGCGCTCCCCGTCTGTTCCGCTGGAATTGCAGGACACGGAAACCAGCAGGGGCACGCCGTGGGGGTGGAAGGACAACAGGGCCGTGTCAAACCCGCCGGCATTCCCCGCCGCGCCGTCCAGCCCGGTGTCTCCGGTAATTCTGGCCCAGGAAAAGTGTCTGCGGAAAGGGGAAAAGGCGGCTTGGACCGCACCCCCCCACTCCAGGAGAATGAAATCAAAGGGCTTCTCCGCGCCTCCGCGCAGCCTGTCCAGGAAAATATGGTTCAGGCGGCGGCGCAGGCGCTCCGCCGCCTGCCAGTCCCAGGGGCTGTCCGGGTCGCGGGGCTCCACGTCATAGGCGCGGACGGAGGCTCCGGCGAGCAGGTCCGGCCGGGCGGCGCGCAGGGCGGACACCGCCTCGCGGTGCGCGGCGGCGAGATGTTCGCGGGCGGCGGCGCAGGCGCATCCGCCCGAATCCCCGCCGGGCCAGGCGCGCTCCACATGGGCGCGGGTCAGCCAGTATTCCGG
Above is a window of Candidatus Hydrogenedentota bacterium DNA encoding:
- a CDS encoding glycoside hydrolase family 1 protein; this translates as MPPTHDTSGRLPEGFLVGGALCAHQVEGGDFHSDWWRWEQRPSRIADGATSEVAADHWNRHREDTALSAKLGMNALCLGLSWARIQPEPGAVDTAALDHYRAVLDGALKHAMTPVVVLQEFAAPHWFTAGGGWSNPRAPGQFRAYAEAVAGALADRCRWWVPIAAPEYWLTRAHVERAWPGGDSGGCACAAAREHLAAAHREAVSALRAARPDLLAGASVRAYDVEPRDPDSPWDWQAAERLRRRLNHIFLDRLRGGAEKPFDFILLEWGGAVQAAFSPFRRHFSWARITGDTGLDGAAGNAGGFDTALLSFHPHGVPLLVSVSCNSSGTDGERCRFLRDHLEKVIGRVTGESPMALAGFFYRPLLDGFEWEHGYTRKRGLLHVNPDGLARTPNGSAYLLGDVAEHGRLRAGTVRRFCGPEA
- a CDS encoding cache domain-containing protein; this encodes MPLANQKRRLLTTLGALFFGGFLAISFVSYFISITFLRGQIDTNVLPLTSDNLYSEIQRDLIRPILLSSMMAGDTFLRDWVVNGEQDQAQITKYLAGIAEQHGTLTSFFVSEKTRTYYQSKGVLKVVKPEEPRDEWYFRVREMAAPYEINFDPDLANEDAPTVFINYKVLDYEGNFIGATGVGLALHSVTAVLRQYHDKFNHNVYFADRDGNIVLRSDITTDAEGNEQSELGNAPVPAGILEGKEHAFICENSGHWIHVNSRYIPELKWHLLVTQTESGAFAHVYRTLFINLLICAVITALILSASGMTINVYQRAMQDQQDQLRTRNTELARKNAELEKALGQVKTLSGLLPICASCKCIRNDQGYWQQIDAYVRDHSEVAFSHSICPNCARTLYPEFMGDGDDSNSAKAG